The DNA segment CGAAGATGCGGACGGAGTGGCGGCGCGTGGGGACGCTGAACGTGCTGGCGGACTGCTACAACGCCAATCCCCCCAGCACCCGCGCCGCGCTCGAGCTGCTGGCGTCGGTGCCGTCGGCGGGGGAGAAGGTGGCCGTGCTGGGGACGATGCGGGAGCTGGGGGCGCATGGAGACGCGCTGCACCGTGGCCTGGCGCAGGACGCGCTGGCGCGGCTGGGCGCGGGGATCGACGCGGTGGTGTTCACGGGCGATTACGTCGCCGCCGTGGACGGGACCGCGCGCGAGGACGTGATCGCCGCCGAGGACCCGCTGGAGGCGTACGAGCGGCTGCGGCCGCGGCTGAAAGGCGACGAGACCATCCTGCTCAAGGGCTCGCGCGGCGTGGCGCTGGAGCGGCTGATCCCCTTGCTGGAGCGTGACTTCGCCGGCGGCGCGCAGGCCGCCGAGGCATCCACCGCGCACGCCGGGGCCTGAGCAGCGCATGCTCTACTACTTCCTGGTGCCGCTGGCCGAGCAGAACCTGGCCTTCAACGTCTTCCGCTACGTGACCTTCCGCGCGGCAGGCGCGGTGGTGACCGCGTTCCTGGTGGCGTTCTGGTTCGGCCCCGCCATCATCGCGCGGCTGCGGATGCTCAAGGTGGGCCAGGTCGTCCGCACCGAGGGCCCGCAGACGCACCTGGGGAAGAGCGGCACCCCCACGATGGGCGGCGTGCTGATCGTGATGGCCACGGTGATCCCCACGCTGCTGTGGGCGCGGCTCGACCAGTTCAACACCTGGGCGGTGCTCGTCACCATCATCTGGCTGGGGACGCTGGGGTTCCTCGACGACTACCTGAAGATCACGCGGAAGAAGACCGAGGGGCTGAAGGGGCGCTACAAGCTGGTGGGGCAGACCGCGGCGGGGCTGGTGCTGGGGCTGGCGCTGGTGTTCGTCCCCCAGTGGCTGCGCGGGATGGACACGGGGATCCCCACCTATCCGTTCGCGTGGACGCAGATCCCGTTCTTCAAGACGGTGCACATCTCGCTCTGGTGGCCGCTCTACATCCTGTTCGTGACGTTCATCATCGTGGGCTGCAGCAACGCGGTGAACCTCACCGACGGGCTCGACGGGCTGGCGGCGGGATTGTCGGCGATCGCGGCGACGACCTTCGGCGTGTTCGCGTACCTGCTGGGGCGGGTGGACGCGGCCAACTACCTGAACGTGTTCTACATCCCCGGCGCGGGCGAGCTGGCCATCTTCCTGGTGGCCCTGGGCGGGGGATGCATGGGCTTCCTCTGGTTCAACGCGCACCCGGCCGAGGTGTTCATGGGCGACACCGGGTCGCTGGCCATCGGGGGGGTGCTGGGATGCGTGGCGGTGCTGCTGCGCGCCGAGTTCCTGCTCGGCATCATCGGCGCGATCTTCGTGGCCGAAGCGCTCTCGGTGATGCTGCAGACGGCGTACTTCAAGTACACCAAGCGGAGATACGGCACGGGCCGGCGGATCTTCCGGATGGCGCCGCTGCATCACCACTTCGAGCAGATCGGGTGGCACGAGAGCAAGGTGATCATCCGCTTCTGGATCATGGGGATCATGTGCGCGCTGGTGGCGTTTGCGACGCTGAAGATCCGATAGGGAAGTGCCCAGTGCCCAGTGCTTAGTGCCCAGTACAGGGGCTGAGCGGCGCAGGGAGATGAACCCGGGCGAAAGGTTCCAAAGACCTTTGTGCTGGGATTGAGTGAAAGGCCGCTGGGGATTCCCGGGTTGAAACCCGGGGCTGGAACGGCAGTGAAGTCCGCCTTCGCGGACTGGGGATCGGGGTGGGGGTGGTTGCAGTTTCTCCCCTCCCCTGCGAAGCGGGGGAGGGGCTGGGGGAGGGGGCCAGCCGGGCGGGCAGGATGCCTCTCTCAGCAGCACCGAGGCTGGGGTTGGGCTGAGTTCACTTAGGACTCAGGACTTGGGACTCAGGACTTTTTTCGGCCGGGCACCTGGCACTGGGCACTGCCATGCATCCATCACTCGTCGGCGAAACCATCGGCGTGCTGGGGCTGGCCCGCAGCGGGCTGGCCGCCGCGCGGCTCGCGCTTTCGCGCGGCGCCCGCGTATACGCCAGCGACATGGCCGACAACCCGCAGACGCGCCGCGCCGCCGAGCAGGTCAACGCCATGGGCGGCCTGGCCGAGACCGGCCGCCACGACCTGGGCAAGCTGGCGCGCTGCAACCGCATCGTCCTGTCGCCCGGCATCCCGCCGACCGCGGCGGTGCTGCGCGCGCCCGAGATCCGCCACGTGCCCGTCATCCCCGAGATCGAGTTCGCGTTCGGGCTTCTCGAGTGCCCCGTGGTCGCCATCACCGGGACGAACGGGAAGACCACCGTCACCTCGCTGATCGGCCATCTCCTCCACGAGCACGGCCAGGACGCGGCGGTCGGCGGCAACATCGGCACCGCGCTCAGCGAGCTGGTGCTGCGCGAGCCGCAGCCCCGCATCGCCGTGGTGGAGACGAGCTCGTTCCAGCTGGGCGGCATCCGCGAGTTCAACCCGCGCATCGGCGTGCTGACGAACCTGGCGCCCGACCACCTGGACTGGTACAGCAGCGTCGACGCCTACTACGCCGACAAGGCGCACCTCTTCCGCAACGCCACCGGCGAGAGCCGCTGGGTGCTGAACGGCGAAGACGAGAAGGCGCGCAACCTCCCCGGCAATGCGCCGGGGACGCGCTACTACTTCCGCGTGCAGTCGCCGCTCGCCCCGGGCGAGATGGGGGGATTCCTCTCCGACGACGGGTGGCTGACGCTGCGGCTGGACGGGCGCGACGAGCGCATCATCCCCGCCGGCGAGCTGCGCATCCTGGGGCCGCACAACGTGGCCAACGCGCTGGCCGCCTCCATCGCCGCGCGGCTGGCGGGCGCGTCGGTGGACGCCATCGCGCGCGGGCTGCGCTCGTTCGAGGCGCCGCCGCACCGCCTGCAGCCCGTGGCCGAGATCGACGGCGTGCTGTGGATCAACGACAGCAAGGCCACGAACATCGCGTCGACGCGAGTCGCCGTGCAGGGGATGACGCGGCCGGTCGTGCTCCTGCTGGGCGGGCGCCACAAGGGCGAGCCGTACACCGAGCTCCTTCCCGATCTCCACAACGTCCGCGCGATCCTGGCCTACGGCGAGGCCGGGCCGATCATCGAGGGCGACCTCGCGGGACAGGCGCCGGTCGAGCGCGTTTACGGCGGCTTCGACGACGTGGTGCGGCGCGCGCGGGAAATCGCGCGGCCGGGGGATGCGGTCCTGCTCAGCCCCGCGTGCAGCAGCTTCGACATGTTCGCGAACTACGAGGAGCGCGGCGCCCGCTTCGTCCAGCTGGTGACGGGGAAGGCGGCGCCCGAGCCCGCGCTGGAGGCCGCGTGAGCGTGCTCGCGCTCGTCCGCCGCCGCGGCGAGGGCGGCACCGCCGTCCTGCAGCCCGTCGTCCCCCCGCGCGAGCGGCGGGCGAAGGTGGCGGCGCCTCCATCTCCCGTCGACGCCGTGCAGGCCGACGTGTGGGAGGCGCGCGCGCTGGTCGGCCTCACCTTCGTGGCCTTCTGCTTCGGGGTGATCGAGATGTACTCCGCCAGCGCGTTCATGGCGCGGGCGGAGGGGCATCCGTCGCACTGGTACGCGCTGAACCAGGTGGCCGGCGCGGGGCTGGGCGCGGTGATGGCGGCGGTGCTGTCGCGCGTGGACCATCGCCGCTACCGGCTGTGGGCGTGGCCGCTGCTGCTGGTGATCGGCGCCATGCTGGTGGTGATCGTGATGCCGGGGACGTCGGCCATCGCGCCGCGGATCAACGGCGCGCGACGCTGGCTGAACCTGGGCATCTCCTTCCAGCCCAGCGAGTTCGCCAAGATCGCGCTGATCGCGTGGACGGCGGCGCTGGCGGTGAAGAAGCAGGACCGGCTGCACTCGCTCAGCAAGGGGCTCCTCCCCTTCCTGGTGGTCTGGCTGCCGATCGTGGCGCTGGTGCTGCTGGAGCCGAACATGAGCGCCGCGCTGCTCCTCCTCCTCCTCTCCGCGCTGGTGCTGTTCGCGGGCGGGGCGCGCATCGGGCACTTCATCTTCTTCGGCCTGCTCGCCGTCCCCGTGATCTGGCACCAGATCACGCACGCGGGCTACCGGATGCAGCGCATCGCCGCGTTCCTGGACCCGACCGCGGACACCGACGGCGTCAGCTACCAGATCTACCAGTCGCTGATCGCGGTGGGATCGGGGGGATTGGGAGGAGTCGGATTCGGCGGGAGCCGGCAGAAGTTCGGCTTCCTTCCCGAGCCGCACAACGACTTCCTCTTCTCGATGATCGCCGAGGAGTGGGGGCTGCTGGGGATCGTGTTCGTCGTCGCGATCTTCGCCGGCTTCCTGTGGGTGGGCTACCGGATCGCGGCGCGCGCGCCCGACCGCTTCGGCTACCTGCTGGCTGTCGGGATGACCAACATGATCGCCGTGTCGGCCTTCCTGCACATGGGCGTGGCGCTGTCGCTGCTGCCGACCACGGGCGTGGCGCTGCCGTTCATGAGCTACGGCCGCAGCGCGCTGCTGGCGCAGTTCTGCGCCGTCGGCATCCTGCTGAGCGTGGCGCGGTCCGCCCGGCGGGGCCCGGCGTGAGCGCGCGGGTCCTCTTCGCCGGCGGCGGCACCGGGGGGCACCTCTATCCCGCGCTGAACCTGGGCGATGCGGTGAAGCGCGCGGACCCGGACGCGGAGGTCTTCTTCGTCGGCGCGCAGCGCGGGGTGGAAAGCCGGGTGCTGCCGGAGAAGGGCGTCACCCACCAGCTGCTGCCGATGGAGCCGATCCGCCGCGCGCGGCCGTGGGAGAACTGGAAGCTGGTGCCGGCGATGTTCGGCACCTGGTCGCGGCTGCGGCGCATCTTCTCCGCCTTCCGCCCCGACGTGGTGGTGGGGACGGGGGGATACGCCAGCGGGCCCGCGGTCTTCTACGCGATGATGCGCCGGGTGCCGTTCGCGCTGCAGGAGCAGAACTCGTTTCCGGGGTTCGTGACGCGCAAGCTGGCCGGCCGCGCGCGGCAGCTGCACCTCGCCTTTCCCGAGGCGCGGAAGTACCTGAAGCCCGGCCCGCGCACCGAGGTGTTCGAGTACGGCAACCCCATCAAGCCGCCCGACTTCGCGGTCGACCGGGCGACGGCCCGCGCGAACTTCGGGCTGGGGGAGGGAACCGTCTGCCTGGTGACGGGGGGGAGCCAGGGCGCGCGCGCGGTCAACGAGGCGCTGCTCTCGGACCTGCGCGGCGTGGCGGAAGGGAGACTGGAGGCGCCGCCGGCGGGATTCGAGATCCTGTGGGCCACGGGGACGGCGAACTTCGACTCGATCCAGGCCAGGCTGGGGGAGATCGGGCGGCCGGCGTGGGTGAAGCCGATGGCGTACATCGAGGACATGCCCGGCGCGCTGGCCTCGGCCGATTTCGCGATCAGCCGCGCGGGGGCGATGTCGCTGGCGGAGCTGTGCGCCTGGGGCGTGCCGGCGATCCTGGTGCCGCTCCCCACCGCCGCCGCCAACCACCAGCACCACAACGCGGTGGCCCTGGCCGACGCCGGCGCCGCGCTGCTGGTGCCCGAGAGCGAGCTGGGCCAGGGCCGCCTGTGGGGCGAGATGATGAGCCTCGCCGCCGACCCCGCCCGCCGCGCCGAGGTGGCCGCCAGAGCGAAGGAGCGCGGCAAGCCGGATGCGGCGGACCGGATCGCGGCCGAGCTGCTGCGGCTGGTGCCGGCGAAGTGAGCCCTCTCCGGCTCGCCCAGGCTCGCCACCTCTCCCGTACCGGGAGAGGTAGCCAGAGCCGGCGCCGGCG comes from the Longimicrobium sp. genome and includes:
- a CDS encoding UDP-N-acetylglucosamine--N-acetylmuramyl-(pentapeptide) pyrophosphoryl-undecaprenol N-acetylglucosamine transferase, coding for MSARVLFAGGGTGGHLYPALNLGDAVKRADPDAEVFFVGAQRGVESRVLPEKGVTHQLLPMEPIRRARPWENWKLVPAMFGTWSRLRRIFSAFRPDVVVGTGGYASGPAVFYAMMRRVPFALQEQNSFPGFVTRKLAGRARQLHLAFPEARKYLKPGPRTEVFEYGNPIKPPDFAVDRATARANFGLGEGTVCLVTGGSQGARAVNEALLSDLRGVAEGRLEAPPAGFEILWATGTANFDSIQARLGEIGRPAWVKPMAYIEDMPGALASADFAISRAGAMSLAELCAWGVPAILVPLPTAAANHQHHNAVALADAGAALLVPESELGQGRLWGEMMSLAADPARRAEVAARAKERGKPDAADRIAAELLRLVPAK
- the murD gene encoding UDP-N-acetylmuramoyl-L-alanine--D-glutamate ligase, encoding MHPSLVGETIGVLGLARSGLAAARLALSRGARVYASDMADNPQTRRAAEQVNAMGGLAETGRHDLGKLARCNRIVLSPGIPPTAAVLRAPEIRHVPVIPEIEFAFGLLECPVVAITGTNGKTTVTSLIGHLLHEHGQDAAVGGNIGTALSELVLREPQPRIAVVETSSFQLGGIREFNPRIGVLTNLAPDHLDWYSSVDAYYADKAHLFRNATGESRWVLNGEDEKARNLPGNAPGTRYYFRVQSPLAPGEMGGFLSDDGWLTLRLDGRDERIIPAGELRILGPHNVANALAASIAARLAGASVDAIARGLRSFEAPPHRLQPVAEIDGVLWINDSKATNIASTRVAVQGMTRPVVLLLGGRHKGEPYTELLPDLHNVRAILAYGEAGPIIEGDLAGQAPVERVYGGFDDVVRRAREIARPGDAVLLSPACSSFDMFANYEERGARFVQLVTGKAAPEPALEAA
- a CDS encoding putative peptidoglycan glycosyltransferase FtsW, producing the protein MSVLALVRRRGEGGTAVLQPVVPPRERRAKVAAPPSPVDAVQADVWEARALVGLTFVAFCFGVIEMYSASAFMARAEGHPSHWYALNQVAGAGLGAVMAAVLSRVDHRRYRLWAWPLLLVIGAMLVVIVMPGTSAIAPRINGARRWLNLGISFQPSEFAKIALIAWTAALAVKKQDRLHSLSKGLLPFLVVWLPIVALVLLEPNMSAALLLLLLSALVLFAGGARIGHFIFFGLLAVPVIWHQITHAGYRMQRIAAFLDPTADTDGVSYQIYQSLIAVGSGGLGGVGFGGSRQKFGFLPEPHNDFLFSMIAEEWGLLGIVFVVAIFAGFLWVGYRIAARAPDRFGYLLAVGMTNMIAVSAFLHMGVALSLLPTTGVALPFMSYGRSALLAQFCAVGILLSVARSARRGPA
- the mraY gene encoding phospho-N-acetylmuramoyl-pentapeptide-transferase, which produces MLYYFLVPLAEQNLAFNVFRYVTFRAAGAVVTAFLVAFWFGPAIIARLRMLKVGQVVRTEGPQTHLGKSGTPTMGGVLIVMATVIPTLLWARLDQFNTWAVLVTIIWLGTLGFLDDYLKITRKKTEGLKGRYKLVGQTAAGLVLGLALVFVPQWLRGMDTGIPTYPFAWTQIPFFKTVHISLWWPLYILFVTFIIVGCSNAVNLTDGLDGLAAGLSAIAATTFGVFAYLLGRVDAANYLNVFYIPGAGELAIFLVALGGGCMGFLWFNAHPAEVFMGDTGSLAIGGVLGCVAVLLRAEFLLGIIGAIFVAEALSVMLQTAYFKYTKRRYGTGRRIFRMAPLHHHFEQIGWHESKVIIRFWIMGIMCALVAFATLKIR